A stretch of Pseudolysobacter antarcticus DNA encodes these proteins:
- a CDS encoding tetratricopeptide repeat protein produces MSPDKIAQLRKQIGGARDGALLRFSLGQLLLAQSETAAAIDELGAALKFDPNYSAAWKLLGQACLSFGDPVSASDAYRQGITVAAARGDKQAEKEMRVFLKRIETAQLRSE; encoded by the coding sequence ATGAGCCCCGATAAAATCGCGCAACTGCGCAAGCAAATTGGCGGCGCGCGCGACGGCGCCTTGCTGCGTTTCAGCCTCGGTCAACTATTGCTGGCGCAAAGCGAAACGGCTGCAGCGATCGACGAATTAGGCGCGGCGCTGAAGTTCGATCCAAATTATTCTGCCGCGTGGAAACTGCTGGGTCAGGCGTGCCTGAGTTTTGGCGATCCAGTCAGCGCGAGTGACGCCTACCGCCAAGGCATAACCGTCGCCGCAGCGCGCGGCGACAAGCAGGCGGAAAAAGAAATGCGCGTGTTCCTCAAGCGTATCGAGACCGCTCAACTCAGATCGGAATAA